The genomic DNA aaacatgcaaaaaaataagaaatcaggaagggggaaaacactttttcacaccactgtatatcatGCCACAGGACATAGCATTTCACATAATTAATTACAGTCTCCTGGAGATTACGATTCCTCTTCTAACGATGATCATTTTGATGCAGGTGAAGATAatagtgatgatgataattataCTTGTGATTAAATTATATTGAGGATGACGATAGTGCTAGCGATGATGATGCTTTTGATGATGACATCCTCATAAGCATAATCATCATAATTGATGAAAATTAGGTGAGGAGAGATAGAAGAAGCCCCACCCAGATCACTTTCATCCAAGGCACCGTGGAATTCAACACAAGAACCCTTCCAggatttttggaatgttttggagtctgtgttccagaactctgcttgtcacatcagcattagaatcttAGATGGTtgatcgttacatcagcatCGTAATGTTCACATGAGAACGTTCTCATCACACGTTTGTGATCTCATGCCATAGAGGGTTAAAGGGTGGTTCTGGTCGTAGTTCAGGTTCAGGTTTTAGGTTCATCAGTACCCTGCTGAGTAGCCACCCTTTCTGGGGTCCGATTCCGCATAGAGCCGGTCTCCCTGTCGCATCACCGTCTGCACATCCGCGatcttgtcccgcatctctaGAGCGTGGTTACGCTGCTCCAAACCAGCCATCACACCctgataaatacacaaacacacacacataatggtaaatggtaaatggttggcatttatatagcgcctttatccaaagcgctgtacaattgatgcttctcatccacccattcatacacacattcacacactgacggcgattggctgccatgcaagacgccaaccagcttgtcaggagcatttgggggttaggtgtcttgctcaggggacacttcgacacagcccgggcgggggatcgaaccagcaaccctccaaccgccagacgactgctcttactgcctgagccatgtcgcccccacgtGCACCATGTGAGCTGATATGCAGTTTCTCCAATGAGACATCAGCATGAGATACCTACGCAGCAGTTATGACATCACCCACCTTGTCGAAGCCTTTCTCGAGGAGCGTGACGTTCGGGTACAGCTGGTTGTGCAGCCGGGGTTCAGCCACCGACCTCTTCAGGTCGTACTCGAAGAACAGTGCATTCAGGATGACCTGGGAGGGATTCAGCAGGTCGGAGGGAGGACAATTGGGAACACATAGGAACATACCGGAGGGGGGCGGGCAGGGATTCTATAggtacagatgtgtgtgtgtgtgtgtgtgtgtgtgtgtgtgtgtctgtttgtgtgtgcatgtgtgtgtgcgtgtgtgtatgtgtctgtgtgtgtgtctgtgtgtgtgcatgtgagtgtgtgtgtctctgtgtgcgtgtgcgtgcatgtgagtgtgctcgtgtgagtgtgtgtctgagtgtgtgtgtgtgtgtgtgcgtgtgtctgtgtgtgtgcatgtgagtgtgcttgtgtgtgcgtgtgtgtgtgagagagacagagaaccaTGTGGGAGGGGACACAGATGTAGGAAGTGGGCAGGCTCACCAATGCAGTTGCTGTGGTGATCCTGGTCCCACCCGCGGCCCCCACCACCATTTTGACTGTGTTGCTTTTGTCCAAAAGGATGGCTGGACACATGGAGGACATGGGCCTTTTACCTGCAGGGGAAATGcacataccgtaaatcctcaaattgtgtccggggtcttttatttacttaggctgcacaaagcacaggcctttatttggggcaggcttgtattcgaggcaggcctttatttcttattaggcttctgttgtagaattttattcttagaaataaagtaaaaggctacacttaaagtgggccaacactgttcaacacttcctgtaaccgttcagaaatcaattagtgtaggctaatcaggaaacaccgtttggtaagtcatagtgtcagtcttaacagacttagtttactgcaaatattctcaaacacaataaatcacatgcaagtccagaatccataaaataacaacttgccagacacgccttcatgaacaataacaaattagcgtagataacagcaagttaaggatctttttttcctaaagtgcgttttattgtgagacatgcgtttcgtttggaacagcataccggtaggctatcaaaagatttttgctttggtttgggatttcatttacttttggactgttctATTACTAAATGTTGTgcctgatgggcactgaaatctggggggtatttgatggttcactgttaagttttatgtggttgaaagagtgtcgggatttccacccgtctgtttattgcgagccaaggcagccgctttcattcattcattgaacgtgcgctgtgctgtgaatacatggaaaccttattgcgtagccaagtagcctaaattgagttaatttttaattttgcctgatttactttttattgaattcgtaggctggaatgcctcgcagCAACAATTgagtttaaatgtatactgcttcagcctttggcaagctacttagaagggggcggcaagcgactggtagcccatggtgtaggacaaagacttttcattggcaacagtattaaaccaaccaacaatataaaatattaagaagagctcttttatttcattgagttaaatcgaaacaatgtcttctagtgctcatggactgatagcccttaCTGgaaggcaatattaccccggcttgtatttgggggccggcctttatttgtccgaatcggccatgcccccggctattatccgaggcccggcttcaaatagaatcctggacacaatttgaggatttactgtactgtCTTACATGTCATCATGACAAGCATCTAACAACAGCCATGCCCTTAACTGAAAAAGCTCACATGGACAAAGCCATTAGTGCAGCTCAGTGAGCGGGGGGCTGCCTGCTGCTTTCCCATTGGACTGGCCTCTAAATTCTGCACATAAATTCTGAGCTCTCCACCTCCAAGGACAAAAGAAGAATGTGGttcaacagaaacagaaatatttacagGAGGTCCCCCGCACCCAGACGTGAGCCTCACCTGGACGGATATAGTTGTTGGGGGAAGGAGGCACTTCAAAGTAATTGGTAATATTTGGGGAGCTGAAGTCGTCCATCTCGTTGTTGAGGATAATGCCCGTTGATGGTGATCGTACTTTGGAGCCAAAGCTGTGGAGAGCATTAAAATAGTGAGACCAGCACCCTGTCAGTACCTCACCCTGTCAGTACCCCACACAGCACCCTGTCAGTACCTCACCCTGTCAGTACCCCACACAGCACCCTGTCAGTACCTCACCCTGTCAGTACCCCACACAGCACCCTGTCAGTACCTCACCCTGTCAGTACCCCACACAGCACCCTGTCAGTACCTCACCCTGTCAGTACCCCACCCAGTGCCCTGTCAGTACCTCACACAGCACCCTGTCAGTACCTCACACAACGCCCTGTCAGTACCTCACCCAGTCAGTACCCCACACAGCACCCTGTCAGTTCCTCAGACAACACCCTGTCAGTACCTCACACTGTCAGTaccccacacaacaccctgTCAGTACCTCACACTGTCAGTaccccacacaacaccctgTCAGTACCTCACACAGCACCCTGTCAGTACCACACCTAATACCCGGTCAGTACCTCAAGGTGTGCCCTGTCAGTACCCCACCCTGTAAGTACCCCTGCCTGTCAGTaccccacacaacaccctgTCAGTACCCCACATAACACCCTGTCAGTACCCCACACAGCACCCTGTCAGTACCCCACCCTGTCAGTaccccacacaacaccctgTCAGTACCTCACACAGCGCCCTGTCAGTACCCCACCCTGTCAGTACCCCACACAGCACCCTGTCAGTAACCTATCAGTACCGCACCATGTCAGTACCCCATCTCTCACTAGTGGTTGATGGTGCTGGTGGCGGCCACAGCGCTCCCATCCTCGGCAACAACGGACAGGTGGGCGGTGCCGTGGTTGTCTGGGAGAGTGAATTCAGATTCATAGTAGCTGGttgggtgtgtggtgttgtcAGTAATCCTGCGTCGAATATCATTGGCTAATTCGTCGGAGGTTATGTTGCGAATCAgctgagggaaagagagaggaagctacttcacagcacacagtgcagtcacGGTGACACGTGAGGAAAACACGTCATTTATCACTATCCAGTCAGAGCGGACACGGatacatcatttaaaaaatgatggaGGATTAGGAGCAGACATACATATTGTCtctcataaataatacaattttggCTTGGCTATTTCGTTAATGAAGCACAATGAGGTGTCGTGAAGCAAAGGCCTTGTAGTAAGTGAATATGTGAATACTTTAATTCACATGTGAAAGAgtgattttcacatgtgaaaaagcAAAACTCCCATATATTATTTTTCCAGAAGGGTGCACCCCACAGGACTATGGCTGGGGTAAGGGTGCAGCCGGATGTTGGAGGCGCTCACCTCTGTGATGTTCAGGAAAGCAGGGTCCCCGAGTCTGGTCCGCTGGGCGTAGGCAAACCGGAAGGATTCTGTGATGCGGTGGTACGTCAGAGCCTTCTGCTCAGGGGAGGAGACGCTCGCCCCAGTGAGCCCAAAACCTAGGGGTCCAAAAAAAGATTTGGACAGCTGTTACTTTGCTTTTGATTGccattggagtctgttattgccgtttgttaacatgaggaccagagttctaCCAAcaaaagtcaaggaagccattatgatgctgagaaaaaagagaaaaaaaaaccttcagagGTAGGCCAAACAACAGGCTTAAGAAAACAAACTACTTGGAATATCattaagaagaagaaagaacataaattgtaccacggTCCAAATAATTACGGACCTCACGGTACATGCTGTACTTCagctgaattgcttcagtaaatatccagctccATAAATGGACTATGTGTGTACaatggtggaatgacttgcctaccactgtcagcagaatccctccccttatttcgacacagactaaaaacacaccttttcaaacttttcaaactataccttagtcctccctcctgatcccctccccccttccaatATCGACTGtagtctaaccctaacccaaaaaaatatatattaatttcacttacaatgactgtctttttgtttagaacagcccttcatgcgtattttactagttatggattttaTGCTTTagcctgtggaagaacctatgcacttgtaaatcgctttgagaatgagaatgagaatgagaatgagaatgagaatgagaatgagaatgagaatgagaatgagaatgagaatgagaatgagaatgagaatgagaatgagaatgagaatgagaatgagaatgagaatgagaatgtaATTAGGTTCCTGTTCCCCCCGTCACCTTGGAGGAGGTTCAGAATGAGGCCCAGGATGGGCCCGCTGGAGGGGGCGTTGGGGACCCCCATGGTGTACGGCCCCAGGCTGATATTCAAGGGGTGCTCGTCCAGGATGGGGGTGTAGTCCTGCAGGTCTTTCAGGGTCATAATGCCCCCTGTGGTAACCAAAATAGTTGATAAGTCCAAGTCAACTCAACACAGTGTACATTTTGGTTCTCGGGGGGTTTTTTATAAGGACAAGTCAGCACGCCAGTCCAAAAGTGTGTTGACACAGACTTACTACCTTTCCAGCTGCGATAGGAGAGCAGAATCATATGATTGACAGACCTGACATATATACTGTGTCATCTACTCACACAAGACAgtcaaaacaatacaattttcTAGGAAGCAAATCACTGAACTCAGTGAGCCACTGATCACACAAATTAGCTCTGCCCGAAATGGGTAATGAGGCTGAAATAAAGCACCTGCAGCCTTTATGTCATTTACGATGTTCTCCGCCATGGTCCCGTTATAGAAAGCCTCTGCTCCATTGACAGACAGTTGCTCATAGGTCTTGGCCAGCTtgggaaatgtaattttgttattCTCCTTCAGAATGTCTGTTTTGCTTGAGTCACAAAATACCTCACTGAAatataaaatgagaaaaacaaagacaaaagaaCAAGAAATCTGTTAGAACCCAATTCGGATGAATTTACATATGTACCGTGTACATGCTCACAGCTGTACCCGTTCTGAACGAGATAGTGATATTCCAGACATACTGCGGATTCAAAAGAAAGGTGTAGTGCTCAGTGTTGAGTAACAGTGGTGTAGTGCTCAGTGTTGAGTAACAGTGGTGTAGTGCTCAGTGTTGAGTAACAGTGGTGTAGTGCTCAGTGTGGAGTAACAGTGGAGTAGTGGTCAGTGTTGAGgtacagtggtgcagtggtcaGTGTTGAGGTGCAGTGGTGTAGTGGGCAGTGTTGAGTAACAGTAGAGTAGTGTCAGAGTTGAGTAAAAGTGGAGTATTGCTCAGTGTTGAGTAACCGTGGAGTAGTGGTCAGTGTGGAGTAACCGTGGAGTAGTGGTCAGTGTTGAGgtacagtggtgcagtggtcaGTGTTGAGGTACAATGTCATAGTGGTCAGTGTTGAGTAACAGTAGAGTAGTGGTCAGTGTTGAGTAACAGCAGAGTAGAGGTCAGTGTTGAGTAACAGTAGAGTAGAGGTCAGTGTGGAGtaacagtggtgtaatggtcaGTGTTGAGTAACAGTGGAGTAGTGGTcagtgttgtgtaacagtggtGTAGTGGTCAGTGTGGAGTAACAGTGGAGTAGTGGTCAGTGTTGAGTAACAGTGGTGTAGTGGTCAGTGTCGAGTAGCAGTGCAGTAATGGTCAGTGTCGAGTAACAGTGGTGTAGTGGTCAGTGTTGAGTAacagtggtgcagtggtcagtgtgtggagtaACTGTAGAGTAGCAGTGATTGCAGTCTGGCTATGTAATAAGCTGTGTGACTCTCACCATAAAGCAGTATCATTGAGGATGGTGTCCTTGTTGCTTGCTATGGCGCGTGCTAGTGCTCCGCCCACAGGGAAACCCTCGCTGGCCAGCCGAATACTGGGGGTGAAAAGCTCCTTCCACGGGAGCCTGCCGTGCCTCTTGTGCGCCAAACCGTACCCACGAATCTCCCCTGGGACCGCAATCGACAACCCACCTGCCAAACATTTACAGGCCGTGTTCAAAACTGTTAATTTCCTTACTGTTGCATATGTAAAGTCcactggatgagaaagtcaTTAAGTAGGCGAAATGTTTCCCAAAATGTAGCACTGATGACATACACTTAGTGAACACTTTTGTAAGATGGAAATTattaacatctggcattatcactcagggctggtcagcttgctggcttcctctggtattgtggaatatgtggctgtaaagtaatttaaccccaggagcatgcacccccactatctccgcacccatacgggcaggggaagactcaggcctccagccatGAAattcgttacgacggggcaacattctttacggcacagaggttgggaggaaatacttcctgctaggccctgaccttctcctgaacccccctttattgctctctccctctttactcagtcactaaatgatgtgtacagcacaggatgtttcatgacaaagtcagtttagataatattcatgtttagtattattctgatcgtttcagtgcgactggtgcaatggttttatttctgcaacagcaaaccctggacatcataaccaaccaggaatcagggagaaactgtgtggagctctgccccagtgaaagccatgtgcctcaacc from Conger conger chromosome 12, fConCon1.1, whole genome shotgun sequence includes the following:
- the LOC133142540 gene encoding glutathione hydrolase 1 proenzyme-like translates to MVQKSIVLGLAVLLVAVVCIFLGVFFGVERRSSSSPSYFSKAAVATDSGTCSEIGSEILQKGGSAVDASIASLLCVGLVNAHSMGIGGGLFLTIYDSSTGKMETIDARETAPMLATEGMFGSDALLARKGGLSIAVPGEIRGYGLAHKRHGRLPWKELFTPSIRLASEGFPVGGALARAIASNKDTILNDTALCEVFCDSSKTDILKENNKITFPKLAKTYEQLSVNGAEAFYNGTMAENIVNDIKAAGGIMTLKDLQDYTPILDEHPLNISLGPYTMGVPNAPSSGPILGLILNLLQGFGLTGASVSSPEQKALTYHRITESFRFAYAQRTRLGDPAFLNITELIRNITSDELANDIRRRITDNTTHPTSYYESEFTLPDNHGTAHLSVVAEDGSAVAATSTINHYFGSKVRSPSTGIILNNEMDDFSSPNITNYFEVPPSPNNYIRPGKRPMSSMCPAILLDKSNTVKMVVGAAGGTRITTATALVILNALFFEYDLKRSVAEPRLHNQLYPNVTLLEKGFDKGVMAGLEQRNHALEMRDKIADVQTVMRQGDRLYAESDPRKGGYSAGY